One segment of uncultured Propionivibrio sp. DNA contains the following:
- the groES gene encoding co-chaperone GroES, translating into MKIRPLHDRVIVKRLEEERKTASGIVIPDNAAEKPDQGQVLAVGPGKRDENGKAVGMDVKVGDRVLFGKYAGQTVKVDGEELLVMREEDIMGVVEA; encoded by the coding sequence ATGAAAATCCGTCCTTTGCATGATCGCGTGATCGTCAAGCGCCTCGAGGAAGAGCGCAAAACCGCATCCGGCATCGTGATCCCCGACAACGCCGCCGAAAAACCCGACCAAGGGCAGGTGCTGGCAGTCGGTCCGGGCAAGCGTGACGAAAACGGCAAGGCTGTCGGCATGGACGTCAAGGTTGGCGACCGCGTGCTCTTCGGCAAGTACGCCGGCCAGACCGTCAAGGTCGATGGCGAGGAACTGCTCGTCATGCGCGAAGAAGACATCATGGGCGTCGTCGAGGCCTGA
- the dhaK gene encoding dihydroxyacetone kinase subunit DhaK produces the protein MKKLINAPENVVQEMLAGMVMAHPEYVRKLEGYQCLVNAQAPIAGKVGLVSGGGSGHEPAHAGFIGRGMLDAACVGNVFSSPTPDHFLEAAKAVDSGAGVLMIIKNYSGDLMNSQMAEEMAEFEGVKVTRVIVDDDVAVKNSTYTTGRRGIAGTVFVHKIAGAKAAQGASLDEVKAVAEKTVANVRSMGMALSPCIVPIAGKANFSLAEDEMEIGMGIHGEPGITRSKIAPADEIVTALMDKILDDIPFVAGDEVAVMVNGLGATPLMELYIVNRKVAEICAARGVTIYRTFVGEYMTALEMAGASISVLRLDPELKALLDAPADAIAFKQC, from the coding sequence ATGAAAAAATTAATCAATGCGCCCGAGAATGTCGTTCAGGAAATGCTGGCCGGAATGGTCATGGCCCATCCCGAATACGTCCGCAAGCTCGAAGGCTACCAATGCCTCGTCAACGCGCAGGCGCCGATCGCCGGCAAGGTCGGCCTGGTGTCGGGCGGCGGCAGTGGGCACGAACCCGCGCATGCCGGCTTCATCGGCCGTGGCATGCTGGATGCGGCGTGCGTCGGCAACGTCTTTTCGTCGCCGACCCCCGATCACTTTCTCGAAGCGGCCAAGGCGGTCGACAGCGGCGCCGGCGTCCTGATGATCATCAAGAATTATTCGGGTGACCTGATGAACTCGCAGATGGCCGAGGAAATGGCCGAGTTCGAAGGCGTCAAGGTGACGCGCGTCATCGTCGATGATGACGTTGCCGTGAAGAACAGTACCTATACGACCGGGCGCCGTGGTATTGCCGGCACTGTGTTCGTGCATAAGATCGCCGGCGCCAAGGCTGCGCAGGGAGCTTCACTCGACGAGGTCAAGGCTGTGGCGGAAAAGACTGTCGCCAACGTGCGTTCGATGGGAATGGCGCTGTCGCCCTGTATTGTGCCGATCGCCGGAAAAGCCAATTTTTCGCTGGCCGAGGATGAAATGGAAATCGGCATGGGCATTCACGGCGAGCCGGGGATCACGCGCAGCAAGATCGCGCCGGCCGACGAGATCGTCACGGCGCTGATGGATAAAATTCTTGATGACATTCCGTTCGTTGCCGGCGACGAAGTGGCCGTGATGGTGAACGGGCTCGGCGCGACGCCCTTGATGGAACTCTACATCGTCAATCGCAAGGTCGCGGAGATCTGCGCCGCGCGCGGCGTGACGATCTACCGTACCTTCGTCGGCGAGTACATGACCGCGCTGGAAATGGCCGGGGCGTCGATCAGCGTCCTGCGCCTCGATCCGGAACTCAAGGCCCTGCTCGATGCGCCGGCCGATGCCATTGCCTTCAAGCAATGCTGA
- a CDS encoding sigma 54-interacting transcriptional regulator, translated as MAGLFDIRDAVQQISEAIASVLDIDVIISDADYQLVGDTKKHYKLEVKEIKDVYVIGNVIKTGVTQVVPGKQESEQCAACSIQDNCNLEAMLCVPIEYDGRRLGAIGLIAITEASRLRLLENQNNLIEFTRRMSELIVSKLLEQEAKTKLTVARNQLVSIMDSIDEGIVAADEDGRIVYVNSVLEDVLRTTRAELIDRRLTEVFSVACIGALIDKGSEFSNIELRIGRPGFEVHALISGRPVVLEDKNAGSIIVLKKMEDVYRVINNLTNTALSTSFEQIVGESASMLRLKDTALRVAGGDSSILITGESGTGKELFARAIHHASSRSKHPFIAINCAAMPESLIESELFGYEDGSFTGASRGGRPGKFQLANGGTIFLDEIGDMPLHLQPKLLRVLQEKTVEKLGGHKSVAVDVRLIAATNKDLEGMVDRGEFREDLFYRINVIPLHIPPLRSRPGDVRLLMGNLLRQYNAKLNKKIKGFTADAESVLLAYRWKGNVRELANVIEYAINMEPSAYITTNSLPFKIREREAVAAPVQSAALHVAEKELIRNTLAEFGMTVTGKRRAAESLGISLSTLYRKLKEMPLDRA; from the coding sequence ATGGCCGGGCTGTTTGATATTCGTGATGCCGTGCAGCAGATATCCGAGGCGATCGCCAGCGTGCTCGATATTGACGTCATTATCTCCGATGCCGATTACCAGCTCGTCGGCGACACCAAGAAGCACTACAAGCTCGAGGTCAAGGAGATCAAGGACGTCTATGTCATTGGCAACGTGATCAAGACCGGCGTCACCCAGGTGGTGCCGGGCAAGCAGGAAAGCGAGCAATGCGCTGCCTGCTCGATCCAGGACAACTGCAACCTCGAGGCGATGCTGTGCGTGCCGATCGAGTATGACGGAAGGCGGCTTGGCGCGATCGGGCTGATCGCGATCACCGAGGCGTCGCGCCTGCGTCTGCTCGAGAACCAGAACAACCTGATCGAATTCACCCGGCGCATGTCGGAGCTGATCGTCAGCAAGCTGCTCGAACAGGAGGCCAAGACGAAGCTCACGGTCGCGCGCAACCAGCTCGTCTCGATCATGGACTCGATCGACGAGGGTATCGTCGCCGCCGATGAGGACGGCCGCATCGTCTATGTCAATTCAGTACTGGAGGACGTGCTGCGGACGACGCGTGCGGAACTGATCGATCGTCGCCTGACCGAAGTTTTTTCGGTGGCGTGCATCGGCGCATTGATCGACAAGGGCAGCGAGTTCAGCAACATCGAATTGCGCATCGGCCGTCCCGGTTTCGAGGTGCATGCGCTGATTTCCGGTCGCCCGGTCGTGCTCGAAGACAAGAACGCCGGGTCGATCATCGTCCTCAAAAAAATGGAAGACGTCTATCGGGTCATCAACAACCTGACCAACACCGCGCTGTCGACGTCCTTCGAGCAGATCGTCGGCGAGAGCGCCAGCATGCTGCGCCTCAAGGACACAGCGCTGCGTGTCGCCGGCGGCGACTCGAGCATCCTGATCACCGGTGAGAGCGGGACTGGCAAGGAACTGTTCGCACGCGCCATCCACCACGCCAGTTCGCGCAGCAAGCATCCGTTCATCGCCATCAACTGTGCGGCGATGCCCGAGTCGCTGATCGAAAGCGAACTGTTCGGCTACGAAGACGGCAGCTTTACCGGCGCTTCGCGCGGCGGGCGGCCGGGCAAATTCCAGTTGGCCAACGGCGGCACCATCTTTCTCGACGAGATCGGCGACATGCCGCTGCACCTGCAGCCGAAGCTGTTGCGCGTGCTGCAGGAAAAGACCGTCGAGAAGCTCGGCGGTCACAAGAGCGTCGCCGTCGACGTGCGCCTGATCGCCGCGACCAACAAGGATCTCGAAGGCATGGTCGATCGCGGCGAATTCCGCGAGGACCTGTTCTACCGGATTAACGTCATCCCGCTGCACATTCCGCCGCTGCGCAGCCGTCCTGGCGACGTCCGCCTGTTGATGGGCAACCTGCTACGCCAGTACAACGCCAAGCTCAACAAGAAGATCAAGGGATTTACGGCCGATGCCGAAAGCGTATTGCTCGCCTACCGGTGGAAAGGCAATGTCCGCGAGCTTGCAAACGTCATCGAGTACGCGATCAACATGGAGCCGTCGGCCTATATCACCACCAACAGCCTGCCGTTCAAGATCCGCGAGCGCGAGGCCGTGGCCGCGCCGGTGCAGAGCGCGGCGCTGCACGTCGCAGAGAAGGAACTGATCCGCAATACCCTGGCCGAGTTCGGCATGACGGTCACCGGCAAACGTCGCGCGGCCGAGTCGCTTGGCATCAGCCTGTCGACGCTCTACCGCAAACTCAAGGAAATGCCGCTCGACCGCGCCTGA
- a CDS encoding DedA family protein, with the protein MRRADYSSLPRAVIMITTFVASYGYLAIFCGTLFEGEIILIAAGFAAQRGLLAWPAVIAVAIAGAALGDQLAFVSGRRYGNRLIGRFPRLLQHQSRILGLLERYDVLCIVAFRFLYGLRIAGPFILGTSRVPLLRFSVVNLLSVSVWTLIVVSIGHLFGVAFEALLGDIKEIEEGVMVAIVLVGVGFVLGRKILTKKTPTGRGGGGS; encoded by the coding sequence ATGCGGCGCGCCGATTATTCCTCGTTGCCAAGGGCTGTCATCATGATTACGACGTTCGTGGCCTCTTATGGCTACCTGGCGATATTTTGCGGCACCCTGTTCGAAGGGGAGATCATCCTGATCGCTGCCGGCTTCGCCGCGCAGCGTGGGCTCCTTGCGTGGCCGGCGGTCATTGCCGTTGCGATCGCCGGCGCTGCACTGGGAGATCAACTCGCCTTCGTGTCCGGTCGCCGCTACGGCAATCGGCTGATCGGGCGATTTCCTCGCTTGCTGCAACACCAGTCGCGCATTCTTGGCCTGCTTGAGCGGTATGACGTTCTTTGCATTGTCGCTTTCCGCTTCTTGTACGGACTCCGGATTGCAGGACCTTTCATCCTGGGAACGAGTCGCGTGCCGTTGCTGCGGTTCTCTGTCGTCAATCTGCTCAGCGTGAGCGTGTGGACGCTGATCGTTGTCAGCATCGGTCATTTGTTTGGCGTCGCCTTCGAGGCCTTGTTGGGCGATATCAAGGAAATCGAGGAGGGGGTGATGGTGGCGATTGTCCTCGTCGGTGTCGGCTTTGTGCTGGGGCGCAAGATTCTGACAAAAAAGACACCGACTGGCCGGGGGGGAGGCGGTTCGTAG
- the groL gene encoding chaperonin GroEL (60 kDa chaperone family; promotes refolding of misfolded polypeptides especially under stressful conditions; forms two stacked rings of heptamers to form a barrel-shaped 14mer; ends can be capped by GroES; misfolded proteins enter the barrel where they are refolded when GroES binds) → MAAKDVKFGDSARTRMVEGVNILADAVKVTLGPKGRNVVLERSYGSPTVTKDGVSVAKEIELKDKFANMGAQMVKEVASKTSDIAGDGTTTATVLAQSIVREGMKFVAAGMNPMDLKRGIDKTVAAIVDELKKVSKPCTTTKEIAQVGSISANSDSSIGDIIAEAMEKVGKEGVITVEDGKSLNNELEVVEGMQFDRGYLSPYFINNPDKQIAILENPYVLLFDKKISNIRDLLPVLEQVAKAGRPLLIIAEDVEGEALATLVVNNIRGILKTCSVKAPGFGDRRKAMLEDIAILTGGQVIAEEVGLTLEKATLAELGQAKRIEIGKENTTIIDGAGAAVNIEARVKQIRAQIEEATSDYDKEKLQERVAKLAGGVALIKVGAATEVEMKEKKARVEDALHATRAAVEEGIVAGGGVALLRARASLGAIKGDNADQDAGIKIVLRAIEQPLREIVANAGDEPSVVVNAVVNGKGNYGFNASTGQYGDMVEMGVLDPTKVTRTALQNAASIAGLMLTTDCMVAELAEDKPAGGMPGGMGGMGGMGGMGMDM, encoded by the coding sequence ATGGCAGCTAAAGACGTCAAATTCGGCGATTCCGCCCGTACCCGCATGGTTGAGGGTGTCAACATCCTGGCCGACGCGGTCAAGGTCACCCTTGGTCCGAAGGGCCGCAACGTCGTACTCGAGCGTTCCTACGGTTCGCCGACGGTCACCAAGGACGGTGTGTCGGTCGCCAAGGAAATCGAACTGAAGGACAAGTTCGCCAACATGGGCGCCCAGATGGTCAAGGAAGTCGCTTCCAAGACCTCGGACATCGCCGGTGACGGCACCACGACGGCGACCGTGCTCGCCCAGTCGATCGTTCGCGAAGGCATGAAGTTCGTTGCCGCCGGCATGAACCCGATGGACCTCAAGCGCGGCATCGACAAGACCGTCGCCGCCATCGTCGACGAACTGAAGAAGGTTTCGAAGCCCTGCACGACGACCAAGGAAATCGCCCAGGTCGGCTCGATCTCGGCCAACTCCGACTCCTCGATCGGCGACATCATCGCCGAAGCCATGGAAAAGGTCGGCAAGGAAGGCGTCATCACCGTTGAAGACGGCAAGTCGCTCAACAACGAACTCGAAGTCGTTGAAGGCATGCAGTTCGACCGCGGCTACCTGTCGCCCTACTTCATCAACAACCCGGACAAGCAGATCGCCATCCTGGAAAACCCGTATGTCCTGCTCTTCGACAAGAAGATCTCGAACATCCGCGACCTGCTGCCGGTGCTCGAACAAGTCGCCAAGGCTGGCCGTCCGCTGCTGATCATCGCTGAAGACGTCGAAGGCGAAGCGCTGGCGACCCTCGTCGTCAACAACATCCGCGGCATCCTCAAGACCTGCTCCGTCAAGGCGCCGGGCTTCGGCGACCGCCGCAAGGCCATGCTCGAAGACATCGCCATCCTGACCGGCGGCCAGGTCATCGCCGAAGAAGTCGGCCTGACCCTCGAGAAGGCCACGCTGGCCGAACTCGGCCAAGCCAAGCGCATCGAAATCGGCAAGGAAAACACGACGATCATCGACGGCGCCGGCGCCGCGGTGAATATCGAAGCCCGCGTCAAGCAGATCCGCGCGCAAATCGAGGAAGCCACCTCGGATTACGACAAGGAAAAACTGCAGGAACGCGTCGCCAAGCTGGCCGGCGGTGTTGCGTTGATCAAGGTCGGCGCCGCCACCGAAGTCGAAATGAAAGAGAAGAAGGCCCGCGTTGAAGACGCGCTGCACGCCACGCGTGCCGCCGTTGAAGAAGGCATCGTTGCCGGCGGCGGCGTCGCGCTGCTGCGCGCCCGTGCTTCGCTCGGCGCCATCAAGGGCGACAACGCCGACCAGGACGCTGGCATCAAGATCGTTCTGCGCGCCATCGAGCAGCCGCTGCGCGAAATCGTCGCCAACGCCGGCGACGAGCCGTCCGTGGTGGTCAATGCTGTCGTCAATGGCAAGGGCAACTACGGCTTCAACGCCTCGACCGGCCAATACGGCGACATGGTTGAAATGGGCGTTCTCGACCCGACCAAGGTGACCCGCACGGCGCTGCAAAACGCCGCGTCGATCGCCGGCCTGATGCTCACCACCGACTGCATGGTCGCCGAACTCGCCGAAGACAAGCCGGCTGGCGGCATGCCGGGCGGCATGGGTGGCATGGGCGGTATGGGCGGCATGGGCATGGACATGTAA
- the dhaL gene encoding dihydroxyacetone kinase subunit DhaL codes for MEQLTSQDFQCLIAGFAANVIARRDELNELDGKLGDADFGTSISGGCNALQALLPELVGLAPGMVLGKSGMTLVKSMGGASGPLFGTIFMRAGKELGNQNEAGVAELARMFNASLEGVKTLGKSDVGDKTLIDALAPAAQALSAAAARGATLAEALADACAAAAQGVEATKAMIANRGRAHYVGERGIGHQDAGATAIHLLFKVFADYAA; via the coding sequence ATGGAACAACTGACCAGCCAGGACTTTCAGTGTCTCATCGCCGGCTTTGCGGCAAACGTCATCGCTCGTCGCGACGAACTCAACGAACTCGATGGCAAGCTTGGCGACGCGGACTTCGGCACCAGTATTTCCGGTGGCTGCAATGCACTGCAGGCGCTGCTGCCGGAACTTGTCGGGCTGGCGCCCGGCATGGTGCTCGGCAAGAGCGGCATGACCCTCGTCAAGTCGATGGGCGGTGCTTCCGGGCCACTGTTCGGGACGATCTTCATGCGCGCCGGCAAGGAACTCGGCAACCAGAACGAAGCCGGTGTTGCCGAGTTGGCCCGGATGTTCAACGCCAGCCTCGAGGGCGTCAAGACGCTCGGCAAGTCGGATGTCGGCGACAAGACGCTGATCGATGCGCTGGCGCCCGCGGCGCAGGCGCTGAGCGCGGCGGCGGCGCGCGGTGCGACCCTGGCCGAAGCGCTGGCGGATGCCTGTGCGGCGGCTGCACAGGGCGTCGAGGCGACCAAGGCGATGATTGCCAACCGGGGGCGCGCGCATTACGTCGGCGAGCGCGGCATCGGTCACCAGGATGCCGGCGCCACGGCGATTCATCTGCTCTTCAAGGTCTTCGCCGATTACGCTGCCTGA
- a CDS encoding ABC transporter ATP-binding protein has translation MTPLLEIKNVSRFFGGLHAVEDFSGQVQRGERVGLIGPNGAGKTTLFNLITCFTPLSAGSVFFDDKDISSLKAYQVARLGIARTFQNLRVMPNLSVFDNVSIGALGALGHSPFSALMHRRNYAKDISRRTWDALEQAGLQGQASELAANLSYGKRKYLEIARALALSPRLLILDEPAAGLNDTETAQLGEFVMKLSKEGLSILLVEHDMNFVMTLCERIMVMASGRKIADGTPQEISNDPVVLEAYLGSEEEEAA, from the coding sequence ATGACTCCGCTACTCGAAATCAAGAACGTCAGCCGCTTCTTCGGCGGCCTGCACGCCGTCGAGGACTTTTCCGGACAGGTTCAGCGCGGCGAACGCGTCGGCCTGATCGGCCCGAACGGCGCCGGCAAGACGACGCTGTTCAACCTGATCACCTGCTTCACGCCGCTCTCGGCCGGATCGGTCTTCTTCGACGACAAGGACATCTCCTCGCTCAAGGCCTACCAGGTCGCCCGCCTCGGCATCGCCCGGACGTTCCAGAATCTGCGCGTCATGCCGAACCTGAGCGTCTTCGACAACGTCTCGATCGGCGCGCTTGGCGCCCTCGGCCACTCGCCCTTCTCGGCCCTGATGCATCGCCGCAACTATGCAAAGGACATCAGCCGGCGCACCTGGGACGCGCTCGAACAGGCCGGCCTGCAGGGACAAGCCTCGGAACTCGCGGCCAACCTCTCCTACGGCAAGCGCAAGTACCTGGAAATCGCCCGGGCGCTGGCGCTGTCGCCGCGCCTGCTGATTCTCGACGAACCCGCCGCCGGCCTCAACGACACCGAAACCGCCCAGCTCGGCGAATTCGTCATGAAGCTCTCGAAGGAAGGCCTCAGCATCCTGCTCGTCGAACACGACATGAACTTCGTCATGACCCTGTGCGAACGCATCATGGTGATGGCATCGGGACGCAAGATCGCCGACGGCACGCCGCAGGAAATTTCGAACGATCCCGTGGTTCTCGAAGCCTATCTGGGCAGCGAAGAGGAAGAAGCCGCATGA
- a CDS encoding response regulator, whose amino-acid sequence MITKFLDRLSIKTQVTLFAVGILVACIWTMAFYVEGMLHDDMQRHLGEQQLSTATMMAQVIDDELVSRITSMERYANGRIEPFMLGAPASLQARLEQSPAILSLFNGGLFATDVRGRLIASAPKSMGKQGLRASDREAVVTAIKEARPVVGKISVDGQTWGPNLIIVIPLRNGTGEVIGALVGVTDLSASNFLERTVQSGYGKTGGYLVIDPVQNIIIAATDRSRVMRPAPAFGRNVMHDKYARGYEGFGVAESSLGVVELSAAKGVPMAGWFAVATLPVEEAFAPIEAMKHRLLVGVLIFSVLAGALAGWLSRRLLQRLFAPIMTASLAVSDQVSGAGPIAPLPVTRRDEIGDLIFSFNHLLEVLNRREEALQESEAEFRELFNEIPVGYHDLDAEGRIVRINRTELRTLGYVEEEMLGRYAWDFVEGAEDSRQAVKEKLAEIRSVDSTFERYFRRKDGTTIPAIIKDKCRRDRDGNVIGMRTSLMYIAERKKAEAELELHRHHLEELIASRTAELTLAKAEAEAASVAKSTFLANMSHEIRTPLSGIIGMTYILKQGLVTQIQAERLDKIDAAASHLLHVIDDILDLSKIEAGKLVLDDGPVDIAALMSTVVSIMEVRAQAKGVALDAVSAPGFPPLVGDVTRLRQALLNYVSNAIKFTAAGSVTLRASIVEETDDAALLRFEVQDPGIGIAPEVMSRLFVPFEQADASISRQYGGTGLGLTITRRIAQLMGGDTGAESVPGVGSTFWLTARLRKDANAPMSVLADGESAGAALRQRHQGRRVLVVDDEPMNIEIASCMMKNVGLCVDTAADGEQAIAMVRESSYAAILMDMQMPLMDGLEATRQIRRRPESLSVPILAMTANAFAEDKARCLAAGMNDFIVKPFSPEILFSMLLRWIER is encoded by the coding sequence GTGATCACTAAATTTCTCGATAGACTGTCGATCAAGACGCAGGTGACGCTGTTTGCCGTTGGCATTCTTGTGGCCTGCATCTGGACAATGGCATTTTATGTCGAGGGGATGCTGCATGATGATATGCAGCGCCATCTGGGTGAGCAGCAACTCTCCACCGCGACGATGATGGCGCAGGTGATAGATGACGAGTTGGTTTCCCGCATCACATCGATGGAGCGTTATGCCAACGGCAGAATAGAGCCGTTCATGTTGGGGGCCCCCGCGTCGCTACAGGCACGACTGGAACAGAGCCCGGCGATACTCAGTCTCTTCAATGGCGGCTTGTTCGCTACCGACGTCAGGGGGCGCTTGATCGCATCCGCACCGAAGTCGATGGGGAAACAGGGGCTTCGCGCCAGCGACAGAGAGGCCGTTGTGACGGCGATCAAGGAAGCTCGGCCGGTGGTCGGAAAGATTTCCGTGGATGGCCAGACATGGGGGCCGAACCTGATCATCGTGATACCGCTTCGGAACGGCACGGGGGAGGTGATTGGTGCCCTTGTCGGTGTCACGGATCTGTCGGCCAGCAATTTTCTCGAACGGACCGTGCAGAGCGGCTACGGAAAGACCGGGGGATACCTGGTGATTGACCCGGTCCAGAACATCATCATTGCTGCCACCGATCGCAGTCGCGTGATGCGTCCGGCACCCGCATTCGGGCGCAACGTGATGCACGACAAGTATGCTCGAGGGTATGAAGGTTTTGGCGTTGCCGAAAGCTCGCTTGGTGTGGTTGAGCTTTCGGCCGCCAAGGGCGTGCCGATGGCCGGATGGTTTGCCGTGGCGACCTTGCCGGTGGAAGAGGCTTTCGCGCCGATTGAGGCAATGAAGCACCGCCTGCTGGTCGGCGTGCTGATCTTCAGCGTGTTGGCGGGGGCGTTGGCAGGATGGCTGTCGCGAAGGTTGTTGCAGCGATTGTTCGCGCCGATCATGACGGCCAGCCTTGCAGTTTCCGATCAGGTTTCCGGGGCCGGGCCGATCGCGCCTTTGCCGGTGACGCGTCGTGACGAGATCGGTGATTTGATCTTCAGCTTCAACCATTTGCTCGAAGTACTCAATCGGCGAGAGGAGGCCTTGCAGGAAAGCGAGGCGGAATTCCGGGAACTCTTCAACGAAATTCCCGTGGGCTATCACGATCTCGATGCCGAGGGCCGGATTGTTCGTATCAATCGGACTGAATTGAGGACGCTCGGGTATGTCGAGGAGGAAATGCTGGGTCGTTATGCATGGGATTTTGTCGAAGGGGCGGAGGATTCCCGTCAGGCCGTCAAGGAAAAGCTGGCGGAAATCCGGTCGGTAGACAGTACTTTTGAGCGGTATTTCCGCCGAAAGGACGGGACCACGATTCCTGCGATCATCAAGGACAAGTGTCGCCGCGACAGGGATGGCAACGTCATCGGCATGCGCACGAGCCTGATGTACATCGCCGAGCGCAAGAAGGCAGAGGCTGAACTCGAATTGCATCGTCATCATCTCGAGGAATTGATCGCTTCCCGGACTGCCGAACTGACGCTGGCCAAGGCGGAAGCGGAGGCAGCCAGTGTGGCCAAGAGCACATTTCTGGCGAATATGAGCCACGAGATTCGCACACCACTGAGTGGCATCATCGGCATGACCTATATCCTGAAACAAGGGTTGGTGACGCAGATACAGGCCGAACGCCTCGACAAGATCGATGCGGCGGCCTCGCACCTGCTCCATGTCATTGACGATATCCTCGATCTGTCGAAGATCGAAGCGGGAAAGCTGGTGCTGGATGATGGGCCGGTCGATATTGCGGCATTGATGTCGACGGTCGTGTCGATCATGGAGGTGCGTGCGCAAGCCAAGGGGGTGGCGCTCGACGCAGTGTCTGCGCCGGGCTTTCCGCCGCTCGTTGGCGACGTGACGCGCCTGCGGCAGGCACTGCTCAATTATGTCAGCAACGCGATCAAGTTTACGGCGGCGGGAAGCGTCACCCTGCGCGCATCGATCGTCGAGGAAACTGACGACGCGGCTTTGCTCCGGTTCGAAGTTCAGGACCCCGGGATCGGCATCGCGCCCGAGGTCATGTCGCGGTTGTTTGTGCCTTTCGAACAGGCGGATGCATCGATCTCCCGCCAATACGGCGGTACCGGCCTCGGGCTGACCATTACTCGCCGGATCGCGCAGTTGATGGGCGGTGATACGGGGGCTGAAAGCGTCCCCGGTGTCGGCAGCACATTCTGGCTGACGGCCCGCTTGCGCAAGGACGCCAATGCGCCAATGTCCGTCCTCGCGGATGGCGAAAGCGCCGGGGCGGCCCTGCGTCAGCGCCACCAAGGGCGTCGCGTTCTGGTGGTTGATGATGAACCCATGAACATCGAAATTGCCAGCTGCATGATGAAAAATGTCGGCCTGTGCGTCGATACTGCCGCTGACGGCGAGCAGGCGATCGCCATGGTGCGGGAGTCGTCGTATGCCGCTATCTTGATGGATATGCAGATGCCGCTCATGGATGGTCTTGAGGCGACCCGACAAATCCGGAGGCGGCCGGAAAGTCTGTCGGTCCCGATTCTGGCGATGACGGCGAACGCCTTTGCCGAAGACAAGGCGCGATGCCTGGCCGCCGGAATGAACGATTTCATCGTCAAACCGTTCAGTCCGGAGATCCTGTTCTCGATGTTGCTCAGATGGATCGAGCGGTGA
- a CDS encoding ABC transporter ATP-binding protein, protein MSTANLLDIKALHVRMGEQSILNGLSLHVPTGGIVTVLGSNGVGKTTLMRAISGVYHSTSGSIEFDGTNITNWPSHRIVAAGLAQAPEGRQIFSSMTIAENLRIGGVGLSPQQLAEEEEKQLQRFAILRSRYRQKAGTLSGGEQQMLCIARALMCRPKLLLMDEPSLGLAPKVVRQIFDLITQIREEGHSVLLVEQNARAALRVADYAYVMDGGRIVIEGSSAELADDARVRAAYLGGHTG, encoded by the coding sequence ATGAGTACCGCCAATCTCCTGGACATCAAGGCCCTGCATGTGCGCATGGGCGAACAGAGCATTCTCAACGGACTCTCGCTGCACGTCCCGACCGGCGGCATCGTCACCGTGCTCGGCAGCAACGGCGTCGGCAAGACGACGCTGATGCGGGCGATCTCGGGCGTCTATCACAGCACCTCGGGCAGCATCGAATTCGACGGCACCAACATTACCAACTGGCCATCGCACCGCATCGTCGCCGCCGGCCTCGCCCAGGCGCCCGAAGGCCGGCAGATCTTTTCGTCGATGACGATCGCCGAGAACCTGCGCATCGGCGGCGTCGGCCTCTCGCCCCAGCAACTCGCCGAAGAGGAAGAGAAACAGCTCCAGCGCTTCGCCATCCTGCGCAGCCGCTATCGCCAGAAAGCCGGCACGCTCTCGGGCGGCGAACAGCAGATGCTGTGCATTGCCCGCGCGCTGATGTGCCGGCCGAAGCTGCTGCTCATGGACGAGCCCTCGCTCGGTCTAGCGCCGAAAGTCGTGCGCCAGATCTTCGACCTGATCACCCAGATTCGCGAAGAAGGCCATTCGGTCCTGCTCGTCGAGCAGAACGCGCGGGCAGCATTGCGCGTCGCCGACTATGCCTATGTGATGGACGGCGGACGCATCGTCATCGAGGGCAGCAGCGCCGAGCTTGCCGATGACGCGCGCGTACGCGCCGCCTATCTGGGCGGCCACACCGGCTGA